From a region of the Tenggerimyces flavus genome:
- the leuC gene encoding 3-isopropylmalate dehydratase large subunit, whose product MGTTLSQKVWEEHVVRRATGEPDLLYIDLHLVHEVTSPQAFDGLRLAGRPVRRPDLTIATEDHNVPTLDVDKPIADLVSRTQVDTLRKNAADFGIRLHALGDADQGIVHIIGPQLGLTQPGMTIVCGDSHTSTHGAFGAIAFGIGTSEVEHVLATQTLTQNTPKTMAVTVDGELPEGVTPKDLVLSLIAHVGTGGGQGHIVEYRGEAFRAMSMEGRMTVCNMSIEWGAKAGLVAPDETTFAYLEGRPHAPRGADWEKALEYWRTLTTDDDAEFDREVKLDAGAITPFVTWGTNPGQGVPLGGNVPSPDDFEEEGARVSAEKALEYMGLTAGTPMREVYVDTVFLGSCTNGRIEDLRAAADVLRGRKISDSLRMLVVPGSGRVRLQAESEGLDVVFKDAGAEWRGAGCSMCLGMNPDQLAPGERSASTSNRNFEGRQGKGGRTHLVSPLVAAATAVTGHLASPADLLNARS is encoded by the coding sequence ATGGGGACCACACTGTCCCAGAAAGTGTGGGAGGAGCACGTCGTACGTCGCGCGACGGGGGAGCCAGACCTTCTCTACATCGACCTTCACCTCGTGCACGAGGTGACAAGTCCGCAGGCGTTCGACGGACTTCGACTGGCTGGACGGCCGGTTCGTCGGCCGGACCTGACGATTGCGACTGAGGACCACAACGTTCCGACCCTCGATGTCGACAAGCCGATCGCCGATCTGGTGTCGCGCACGCAGGTCGACACGCTGCGGAAGAACGCCGCCGATTTTGGCATTCGTTTGCACGCGCTCGGCGACGCCGACCAGGGCATCGTGCACATCATCGGCCCGCAGCTCGGGCTTACCCAACCGGGCATGACGATCGTCTGCGGTGACTCGCACACCTCCACACATGGTGCGTTCGGCGCGATCGCGTTCGGCATCGGGACGAGCGAGGTCGAGCACGTTCTCGCGACCCAGACGCTGACCCAGAACACCCCCAAGACCATGGCGGTCACGGTCGACGGCGAGCTCCCCGAGGGCGTCACGCCGAAGGACCTCGTGCTCAGCCTGATCGCGCACGTCGGCACCGGCGGCGGGCAGGGACACATCGTCGAGTACCGGGGCGAAGCGTTCCGCGCGATGTCGATGGAAGGCCGCATGACGGTCTGCAACATGTCCATCGAGTGGGGCGCGAAGGCCGGCCTCGTCGCGCCGGACGAGACCACGTTCGCCTATCTCGAAGGGCGTCCGCACGCACCGCGCGGCGCCGACTGGGAGAAGGCGCTGGAGTACTGGCGCACGCTGACGACGGACGACGACGCCGAGTTCGACCGCGAGGTGAAGCTCGACGCCGGCGCGATCACGCCGTTCGTCACCTGGGGAACGAACCCGGGGCAGGGTGTTCCGCTGGGTGGCAACGTGCCCAGCCCGGACGACTTCGAGGAAGAGGGCGCGCGCGTCTCGGCGGAGAAGGCCTTGGAGTACATGGGTCTGACCGCGGGCACGCCGATGCGCGAGGTGTACGTCGACACCGTTTTCCTCGGCTCCTGTACGAACGGGCGGATCGAGGACCTGCGGGCCGCCGCCGACGTCCTGCGTGGGCGGAAGATCTCTGACAGCTTGCGGATGCTCGTCGTTCCCGGCTCGGGTCGGGTGCGGCTGCAGGCCGAGTCCGAAGGGCTCGACGTCGTCTTCAAGGACGCCGGTGCCGAGTGGCGCGGGGCGGGCTGCTCGATGTGCCTGGGCATGAACCCGGACCAGCTCGCTCCCGGCGAGCGCAGCGCGTCGACGTCCAACCGCAACTTCGAAGGACGGCAGGGAAAGGGCGGACGTACGCACCTCGTCTCGCCGCTCGTCGCCGCCGCGACCGCGGTGACCGGTCACCTCGCGTCCCCCGCCGACCTGCTCAACGCCAGGAGCTGA
- a CDS encoding alpha-amylase family protein — MTRLWWQDPFRMFQTNLREIDAGFDVDRVADYLVEFGVNTWLLSVGGILSNYPTELDFQTRNPYLANRPSGDLVGDAVEAAKRRGIRVMARMDFSKVDHRRAEQHPEWCFVDAAGEHQVYNGLTSVCPSGDYYQKHLLEVLTEVLDRYEIDGFFCNWMSFNEVDYSRTYRGVCQCVSCVRGYDDELPVDRTSPGYASWQRFSRGVLDDLTGRIRDHIAARRPEAPLVLGDRADIVFHEANNAVGRPLWHHRTSEAVSLAKTYRPNVPVLTNSVGFVDMPYRMAGEDPNHFAQYLTQAIARGANPSTYIMGTPFDNPYECLEVASELTRFHRDHAEVYRDLVPAAETLLVRGGSRPEFEGLYLALLQGHVPFDVLGQERLGDVDLGRYRVVVLPDLGEVESEQLGEFVRSGGAVVATGRTEHACLPVERRLARYESEESVRSLHLKAKHVLPVVGAFDVVEPRAGAETDYRVLSRAPYGPPEKTHGHVELDRYGRISAAYERGRAVLLPWTVGRGYREVGLTAYRDLILDEVTAAGAPRIETDLPEQVEIVLGRSAAGTVVHLLNRSGDQPQRFAPPVEIGECWLAIDGTFRALHADRILTSENGKVRLPRIGRFEVLAGRVS; from the coding sequence GTGACGAGGCTGTGGTGGCAGGACCCGTTCCGCATGTTCCAGACCAACCTCCGCGAGATCGACGCCGGGTTCGACGTCGACCGCGTCGCGGACTATCTCGTCGAGTTCGGTGTCAACACCTGGTTGCTCAGCGTCGGCGGCATCCTCTCGAACTACCCGACCGAGCTGGACTTCCAGACCCGCAACCCGTACCTCGCCAACAGACCGTCCGGCGACCTCGTCGGTGACGCCGTCGAAGCGGCGAAGCGCCGCGGCATCCGCGTGATGGCCCGGATGGACTTCTCGAAGGTCGACCACCGCCGTGCCGAGCAGCATCCCGAGTGGTGCTTCGTCGACGCGGCCGGCGAGCACCAGGTCTACAACGGTCTGACCAGCGTCTGCCCGAGCGGCGATTACTACCAGAAACATCTGTTAGAGGTTCTCACTGAAGTTCTCGATCGTTACGAAATCGACGGGTTCTTCTGCAACTGGATGTCGTTCAACGAGGTCGACTACAGCCGGACGTACCGCGGCGTGTGTCAGTGCGTGTCCTGTGTACGCGGGTACGACGACGAGCTCCCGGTGGACCGGACCTCGCCCGGCTACGCGAGCTGGCAGCGGTTCTCGCGCGGCGTGCTCGACGACCTCACCGGCCGGATTCGCGACCACATCGCCGCGCGCCGGCCGGAGGCGCCGCTCGTTCTCGGTGACCGCGCGGACATCGTGTTCCACGAGGCGAACAACGCCGTCGGCAGGCCGCTCTGGCACCACCGCACGAGCGAGGCGGTCAGCCTGGCGAAGACGTACCGGCCGAACGTGCCCGTGCTCACCAACTCGGTCGGGTTCGTCGACATGCCGTACCGCATGGCCGGCGAGGACCCGAACCACTTCGCGCAGTACCTGACCCAGGCCATCGCGCGCGGAGCGAACCCGTCGACGTACATCATGGGAACGCCGTTCGACAATCCGTACGAGTGCCTGGAGGTCGCCAGCGAGCTGACCCGATTCCACCGCGACCATGCCGAGGTCTATCGCGACCTCGTGCCCGCGGCGGAGACGCTGCTCGTCCGGGGAGGTTCGCGCCCTGAGTTCGAGGGGCTGTATCTCGCCTTGCTGCAAGGGCATGTGCCGTTCGACGTCCTCGGTCAGGAACGGCTGGGAGATGTCGACCTCGGTCGGTATCGCGTGGTGGTGCTGCCCGACCTGGGGGAGGTCGAGAGCGAGCAGCTCGGCGAGTTCGTCCGCTCCGGTGGTGCGGTGGTCGCGACCGGACGAACGGAGCACGCCTGCCTGCCGGTCGAGCGGCGGCTGGCGAGGTACGAGTCAGAGGAGTCGGTCAGATCCCTTCATCTGAAGGCGAAACACGTGCTACCGGTGGTCGGCGCGTTCGACGTCGTGGAGCCGAGAGCGGGCGCCGAGACGGACTACCGAGTGCTGTCGCGCGCACCGTACGGTCCGCCCGAGAAGACCCACGGGCATGTCGAGCTGGACCGCTACGGCCGCATCAGCGCCGCATACGAACGAGGGCGCGCTGTACTGCTGCCCTGGACAGTCGGGCGTGGGTATCGCGAGGTGGGGCTGACCGCGTACCGCGACCTGATCCTCGACGAGGTCACCGCGGCCGGTGCGCCGCGGATCGAGACCGACCTGCCCGAGCAGGTGGAGATCGTGCTCGGGCGCTCGGCCGCTGGGACCGTCGTCCACCTGCTGAACAGGTCCGGCGACCAGCCACAGCGGTTCGCGCCGCCGGTGGAGATCGGCGAGTGCTGGTTGGCGATCGACGGTACGTTCCGCGCCCTGCATGCCGACCGCATCCTGACGAGCGAGAACGGAAAGGTGCGCCTGCCGCGGATCGGGCGCTTCGAGGTGCTCGCAGGCCGTGTCTCTTAA
- a CDS encoding AfsR/SARP family transcriptional regulator, producing MRLGILGPVVVVAAGASVAVGSAREAYVLALLALSADRVVPAERLIDALWPEDPPQSARAQLHNIIRNLRRRLNGFDEHLIETRPLGYELKLGDHRFDLTDFRRDVEHARTAREKGDHEAALSCSTAALGHWRGPALAGIGDDLAGTIRQSVHDERLAATIAQLEAHLALGHHQAALDALAPLVEEHPYREYLYELRMRALVLDGRRVDALDAYQLAARRLGDELGVQPGADLRRLEREIRAGDPLPESTADRPVVPRELPALTAALVGRTKVLDELVDRLGDEQRETGEPTRIALLVGSGGVGKSALALAAAHRLAATYPDGTLFANLRGSQESPVSAHEISGRFLRSLGVAGSEIPTSEEERAARYRTALADRRVLVVLDDAANEEQVRPLIPSGSGCGLLVTSRRSLAALAPAPRWTVARLLPADATRLLVAIVGPERAGREPSAAESIAELCGFLPLAICVAGARLAANPSWRLSELEERLTDERARLDELAIGDIDVRAGIALTYESLDPPCRTLFRRLGLLPMDSWPLWVAEELVGADAGRLLDQLTDVHLIEPMGRDSVDQARYRLHDLIAEFAREHAFDEEPDAERDAVLRRVVNGWLGLASIADGQVKHGRMSARGLPAPTPPERAAGLARQFAATWFEVELPNLLAAFDLAHGLRDFELAGTLAMRLAGFLTVRAYDQDRERLMQTALRLAPERSGLELRIRLLGELFTAYAQRARFSELPAIAALKYETARELGDAEAQQEALLRCAWAERSLARLNEAIEFLDRARAIDVPDQDPSMRRSLHLELGAALADQGKLAEGLPLIADALEFARAEGPSRQLGITLLSFGQVLALAGQYEEALDALDEMRAICATTGDELGTAYCQLQRAHVHIHTGRLAEARELLDAAVPVLDQHAPEPDPNPDGLHALGDLAAAEGRWADAARYLRASADVWHHVSGTLEVVRLIAKLERVLLAAGDQPSAAECRRHWQSILTDLHLEEAVLQLPPKYPASFALV from the coding sequence ATGCGGTTGGGCATCCTCGGACCCGTCGTTGTCGTGGCGGCCGGCGCGTCGGTGGCCGTCGGCAGCGCCCGCGAGGCGTACGTCCTCGCCCTGCTCGCGCTCAGTGCCGACCGAGTCGTGCCGGCAGAACGGCTCATCGACGCGCTCTGGCCCGAAGACCCGCCGCAGTCTGCCCGCGCCCAGCTGCACAACATCATCCGCAACCTGCGCCGCCGGCTGAACGGCTTCGACGAGCACCTGATCGAGACCCGGCCGCTCGGGTACGAGCTCAAGCTCGGCGACCACCGCTTCGACCTCACCGACTTCCGTCGCGACGTCGAACATGCCCGCACCGCACGCGAGAAGGGCGACCACGAGGCCGCGCTCTCCTGCTCCACCGCCGCTCTCGGCCACTGGCGCGGGCCGGCGCTCGCCGGCATCGGCGACGACCTCGCCGGAACGATTCGGCAGAGCGTGCACGACGAACGCCTCGCCGCGACCATCGCCCAGCTCGAAGCCCACCTCGCGCTCGGCCACCATCAAGCCGCGCTGGACGCCCTCGCTCCGCTGGTCGAGGAGCATCCCTACCGCGAGTACCTCTACGAGCTGCGCATGCGTGCCCTTGTTCTCGACGGCCGCCGGGTGGACGCGTTGGACGCGTACCAGCTGGCCGCTCGCCGGCTCGGCGACGAGCTCGGCGTCCAGCCCGGTGCGGACCTGCGACGTCTGGAACGCGAGATCCGTGCCGGCGACCCGCTCCCCGAGTCGACCGCGGACCGTCCGGTCGTCCCGCGCGAACTGCCCGCGCTCACCGCCGCGCTCGTCGGTCGGACGAAGGTCCTCGACGAGCTCGTCGACCGGCTCGGCGACGAGCAACGCGAGACGGGTGAGCCGACCAGGATCGCCCTGTTGGTCGGCTCGGGCGGCGTCGGCAAGTCGGCGCTGGCGCTCGCGGCCGCCCACCGGCTCGCCGCCACCTATCCGGACGGCACCCTGTTCGCGAACCTGCGCGGCAGCCAGGAGAGCCCGGTCTCCGCGCACGAGATCAGCGGCCGGTTCCTGCGTTCGCTCGGCGTCGCGGGCTCGGAGATTCCCACCAGCGAAGAGGAACGAGCCGCCCGTTACCGGACCGCGCTCGCCGACCGCCGCGTTCTCGTGGTCCTCGACGACGCCGCGAACGAGGAGCAGGTCCGCCCCTTGATCCCGAGCGGCTCCGGCTGCGGGCTCCTCGTCACCTCACGCCGCAGCCTCGCCGCGCTCGCTCCCGCGCCACGCTGGACGGTCGCGCGACTGCTGCCGGCCGACGCGACGCGGCTGCTCGTGGCGATCGTCGGCCCGGAACGCGCCGGGCGCGAACCGTCGGCGGCGGAGTCGATCGCCGAGCTGTGCGGCTTCCTGCCGCTCGCGATCTGCGTTGCCGGCGCACGGCTCGCGGCCAATCCCTCATGGCGGCTCAGCGAGCTGGAGGAACGGCTCACCGACGAACGCGCGCGCCTCGACGAGCTCGCGATCGGCGACATCGACGTGCGTGCGGGGATCGCGCTCACGTACGAGTCGCTCGATCCGCCGTGCCGCACACTGTTCCGCCGCCTCGGCCTGCTGCCGATGGACAGCTGGCCGCTCTGGGTGGCCGAGGAGCTGGTCGGCGCCGACGCCGGTCGGTTGCTCGATCAGCTCACCGACGTGCACCTGATCGAGCCGATGGGCCGCGACTCCGTCGACCAGGCCCGGTACCGGCTGCACGACCTGATCGCGGAGTTCGCGCGGGAGCACGCGTTCGACGAGGAGCCCGACGCCGAACGCGACGCCGTACTCCGCCGCGTCGTCAACGGCTGGCTCGGCCTCGCCTCGATCGCCGACGGGCAGGTCAAGCACGGACGGATGTCCGCACGTGGGTTGCCCGCTCCCACGCCGCCCGAACGAGCGGCGGGCCTCGCCCGCCAGTTCGCGGCGACCTGGTTCGAGGTCGAGCTGCCCAACCTGCTCGCCGCGTTCGACCTCGCCCACGGCCTGCGCGACTTCGAGCTGGCGGGGACGTTGGCGATGCGCCTCGCCGGCTTCCTCACCGTTCGCGCGTACGACCAGGACCGCGAACGGCTCATGCAGACCGCGCTGCGGCTCGCCCCGGAGCGGTCCGGGCTCGAGCTTCGGATCCGCTTGCTGGGCGAGCTGTTCACGGCGTACGCCCAACGGGCGCGGTTCAGCGAGCTGCCCGCGATCGCCGCGCTGAAGTACGAGACGGCCCGTGAGCTCGGTGACGCCGAAGCCCAGCAGGAGGCGCTGCTGCGGTGCGCGTGGGCGGAGCGGAGCCTGGCTCGGCTCAACGAGGCGATCGAGTTCCTCGACCGAGCGAGGGCGATCGACGTACCCGACCAGGACCCGAGCATGCGGCGGAGCCTGCACCTCGAGCTCGGCGCGGCGTTGGCCGACCAGGGCAAGCTCGCCGAGGGTCTGCCGTTGATCGCCGACGCGCTCGAGTTCGCGCGCGCCGAGGGTCCGTCTCGACAGCTCGGCATCACGCTCCTGAGCTTTGGCCAGGTCCTCGCCCTGGCCGGGCAGTACGAGGAGGCGCTCGACGCCCTCGACGAGATGCGGGCGATCTGCGCGACCACCGGCGACGAGCTCGGGACCGCTTACTGCCAGCTCCAGCGGGCGCACGTCCACATCCACACCGGTCGCCTCGCCGAGGCCCGCGAGCTCCTCGACGCCGCCGTACCCGTACTCGACCAGCACGCGCCCGAGCCCGATCCCAACCCGGACGGGCTGCACGCGCTCGGCGACCTCGCCGCCGCCGAGGGCCGGTGGGCGGACGCGGCCAGGTACCTGCGCGCTTCGGCCGACGTGTGGCATCACGTGTCCGGGACGCTCGAGGTCGTCAGGCTGATCGCCAAGCTGGAACGCGTTCTGCTCGCCGCCGGCGACCAGCCCAGCGCCGCCGAGTGCCGGCGGCACTGGCAGTCGATCCTCACCGACCTCCACCTGGAAGAGGCCGTCCTCCAGCTCCCGCCCAAGTACCCGGCGTCGTTCGCGTTGGTCTAG
- a CDS encoding glutamate--cysteine ligase yields the protein MRRRLGVEEELLLISPDNGHPIALADSVLRMTDESRLDPELMREQLELDTKPCTTIDELAAELRQWRHKAAKAAEAAGANVAAIATSPMPVDTNVTWKQRYLHIAERFGLTAQEQLVCGCHVHVEIASPDEGVAALDRLRPWLPVLLALSANSPYFNGVDTSYATYRSQVVERWPSSGTPSHFGSLEEYRRVVDAMLDTDVLRDEGMVWFDVRLSRTYPTLEVRIADVCLRWEDTVLLATLARALVETEIAAWQREEPFAPPRPELMRLAKWTAARNGIEGQLLHPETGKPAPAAFVIAALVDRVTPVLAEWSELEVTRARLADVIGRGTGARIQREVRKQTDDPAALIREVVRQTLPT from the coding sequence GTGCGACGACGACTTGGCGTAGAAGAAGAACTGCTGCTCATCTCCCCCGACAACGGCCACCCGATCGCGCTCGCGGACTCGGTGCTGCGGATGACGGACGAGTCGCGACTTGATCCCGAACTCATGCGCGAGCAACTGGAGCTCGACACCAAGCCCTGCACGACGATCGACGAGCTCGCCGCCGAGCTTCGCCAGTGGCGGCACAAGGCAGCGAAGGCCGCCGAGGCGGCGGGAGCGAACGTCGCCGCGATCGCGACCTCGCCGATGCCGGTGGACACGAACGTCACCTGGAAGCAGCGCTATCTGCACATCGCGGAACGTTTCGGGCTCACCGCACAGGAGCAGCTGGTCTGCGGATGCCACGTGCACGTGGAGATCGCGTCGCCAGACGAAGGCGTCGCGGCGCTGGATCGGCTCCGCCCGTGGCTACCGGTCCTGCTCGCGTTGTCGGCGAACTCGCCGTACTTCAACGGCGTCGACACCAGCTACGCGACCTACCGTTCCCAGGTCGTCGAACGCTGGCCGTCGTCGGGAACGCCGTCGCACTTCGGCTCGCTCGAGGAGTACCGCCGCGTCGTGGACGCGATGCTCGACACCGATGTGCTGAGGGACGAGGGCATGGTGTGGTTCGACGTACGGCTCTCGCGGACGTACCCCACGCTGGAGGTACGCATCGCTGACGTCTGCCTGCGCTGGGAGGACACCGTGCTGCTGGCCACGCTGGCGCGAGCGCTGGTCGAGACCGAGATCGCCGCCTGGCAACGCGAGGAGCCGTTCGCACCGCCTCGACCGGAGCTGATGCGGCTGGCGAAATGGACAGCGGCGCGGAACGGGATCGAAGGCCAGCTGCTCCATCCGGAGACGGGAAAGCCCGCTCCCGCGGCGTTCGTGATCGCCGCGCTCGTCGATCGAGTCACGCCCGTTCTCGCCGAATGGAGCGAGCTCGAGGTCACGCGGGCACGCCTCGCCGACGTCATCGGACGGGGAACGGGTGCGCGGATCCAACGCGAGGTGAGGAAACAGACCGACGACCCCGCGGCCCTGATCCGCGAGGTCGTCCGGCAGACCTTGCCCACATAA
- a CDS encoding HU family DNA-binding protein translates to MNKSQLIDTLAGRFDGNKRDAQHALESVLDTITRAVAAGEKVSITGFGAFEKLDRPARMVRNPASGQRVRAKKTSVPKFRAGANLKAVVAGQKKLPKLTVAKAAATKAAPVKAAATKAAPAKAAATKAAKAPAKSPAKRAAVKATTAKKTATKATTTRATKKASPAKKTAKRAVKS, encoded by the coding sequence GTGAACAAGTCACAGCTCATCGACACGCTTGCGGGCAGGTTCGATGGCAACAAGCGGGACGCGCAGCACGCGCTCGAGTCGGTGCTCGACACCATCACGCGTGCCGTTGCGGCCGGCGAGAAGGTCTCCATCACGGGCTTCGGCGCGTTCGAGAAACTCGACCGCCCTGCTCGTATGGTCCGCAACCCCGCGAGTGGTCAGCGGGTCCGTGCCAAGAAGACGTCGGTGCCGAAGTTCCGCGCAGGCGCGAACCTCAAGGCCGTCGTCGCTGGCCAGAAGAAGCTGCCGAAGCTGACCGTTGCCAAGGCTGCTGCGACCAAGGCCGCTCCGGTCAAGGCCGCCGCGACCAAGGCTGCTCCGGCGAAGGCCGCTGCCACCAAGGCCGCCAAGGCTCCGGCGAAGTCGCCGGCGAAGCGCGCTGCGGTGAAGGCGACGACCGCGAAGAAGACGGCCACCAAGGCCACGACGACGCGGGCGACGAAGAAGGCCAGCCCGGCCAAGAAGACGGCGAAGCGAGCCGTCAAGAGTTAA
- a CDS encoding IclR family transcriptional regulator — translation MDNSSGVGVLDKAALVLGALEAGPATLAGLVQVTGLARPTAHRLAVALEHHRLVARDMQGRFILGPRLGELAAAAGEDRLLAAAGPVLARLRDITGESAQLFRRQGDLRVCVAAAERPTGLRDTIPVGTQLTMHAGSAAQILLAWEEPERLHRGLQGAKFTAATLSAVRRRGWAQSVGEREQGVASVSGGVRSPSGKVVAAVSVSGPLERLSRQPGRMHAPAVMAAAERLSDALRRAAE, via the coding sequence ATGGACAACTCTAGCGGAGTCGGCGTACTGGACAAGGCGGCACTCGTCCTCGGAGCACTCGAGGCGGGACCGGCGACCTTGGCCGGACTGGTCCAGGTCACCGGCCTGGCTCGGCCGACTGCGCACCGTCTCGCCGTTGCTCTCGAACACCATCGTCTGGTTGCGCGCGACATGCAAGGGCGGTTCATCCTCGGCCCGCGGCTCGGCGAGCTTGCTGCCGCCGCAGGTGAGGACCGGCTGCTGGCGGCGGCGGGACCCGTTCTCGCACGCCTGCGGGACATCACGGGCGAGTCGGCACAGTTGTTCCGGCGCCAGGGCGACCTGCGCGTCTGCGTCGCGGCGGCCGAACGGCCAACGGGGCTGCGCGACACGATCCCGGTCGGCACGCAGCTGACCATGCACGCGGGGTCGGCGGCGCAAATACTGCTGGCGTGGGAGGAGCCCGAGCGGCTGCATCGCGGCTTGCAGGGCGCGAAGTTCACGGCCGCAACGTTGTCCGCCGTACGCCGCCGTGGTTGGGCTCAGAGCGTCGGCGAACGTGAGCAGGGCGTCGCCTCGGTGTCGGGAGGAGTCCGTTCGCCGTCCGGCAAGGTCGTCGCGGCGGTGTCGGTGTCCGGTCCGCTGGAGCGGCTGTCCCGCCAGCCCGGACGCATGCACGCTCCCGCGGTGATGGCCGCCGCCGAGCGATTGTCCGACGCGCTGCGCCGCGCCGCCGAGTAA
- a CDS encoding DUF2306 domain-containing protein, whose amino-acid sequence MVTPPTAPPPATVGRAKLSIVQAITLILILIVLTFAVLRMIEDLPHLQAGTVPDDDEYAKRYVEHPWLAVAHIAPGVLYLIGAPFQLAHRIRSKAYWFHRRFGRLLLVAGLLSAIFAIAFGIPYAFGGVGESVAAVVFSLWMIACLVLAFRAIKQDRVADHRRWMIRAFAIALGVGSIRIWIAIFSSTGLLDFQGSFAPAFWVAFVSHVIGAELWIRTTPQPQG is encoded by the coding sequence ATGGTCACACCACCCACCGCACCGCCGCCCGCAACGGTCGGACGGGCGAAGCTGAGCATCGTCCAGGCGATCACGCTGATTCTCATCCTGATCGTGCTCACGTTCGCCGTGCTGCGGATGATCGAGGACCTCCCGCATCTGCAGGCCGGAACGGTCCCCGACGACGACGAGTACGCCAAGCGGTACGTCGAGCATCCGTGGCTCGCGGTGGCACACATCGCACCCGGCGTGCTCTACCTGATCGGCGCTCCGTTCCAGCTCGCCCATCGGATTCGCAGCAAGGCCTACTGGTTCCACCGGCGATTCGGACGGCTGCTGCTGGTGGCCGGTCTGCTGAGCGCGATCTTCGCGATCGCGTTCGGCATCCCGTACGCGTTCGGTGGTGTCGGCGAGTCGGTCGCGGCGGTCGTGTTCAGCCTCTGGATGATCGCCTGCCTCGTGCTCGCGTTCCGGGCGATCAAGCAGGATCGGGTCGCCGACCATCGACGGTGGATGATCCGCGCGTTCGCGATCGCACTCGGCGTCGGCTCGATCCGGATCTGGATCGCGATCTTCTCCTCGACCGGCCTGCTCGACTTCCAGGGCAGCTTCGCGCCGGCGTTCTGGGTCGCGTTCGTCAGCCACGTCATCGGCGCCGAGCTCTGGATTCGCACCACGCCACAGCCCCAGGGCTGA
- a CDS encoding class I SAM-dependent methyltransferase has protein sequence MTAAWDGELYSANTAHHRAYDAAVLEGVSVPADGRIVDVGCGVGDFTRSLAALVPEGSVLGVDASAEQIAAARAAGEGERVTFETCVAQRLGEVVPAGSADLVISVACLHWVPWDDHPAVLREVGEALKQGGAFRAEFGGAGQIAGARRVLDEESERRGGPVSPWTFPTDEEYRALLVAAGFDVSWVRLLRQRRSMPTPDALLGWLRSQVAIAYLPRLDPSVVTDFTAAVERRVVEELRRPDGTYDQDYVRLDLLVRAAG, from the coding sequence ATGACAGCGGCTTGGGACGGCGAGCTCTACTCGGCGAACACCGCGCACCACCGGGCGTACGACGCCGCCGTACTGGAAGGCGTTTCCGTCCCGGCGGACGGGCGGATCGTCGACGTTGGCTGCGGAGTCGGCGACTTCACCCGTTCGCTCGCGGCCTTGGTGCCGGAGGGTTCGGTGCTCGGCGTCGACGCGTCGGCGGAGCAGATCGCGGCGGCTCGTGCGGCGGGGGAGGGCGAACGGGTGACGTTCGAGACCTGCGTCGCGCAACGGCTCGGCGAGGTCGTTCCAGCCGGCTCGGCGGACCTCGTCATCTCGGTCGCCTGCCTGCATTGGGTTCCCTGGGACGACCATCCGGCCGTGCTGCGCGAGGTTGGTGAAGCGCTCAAGCAGGGCGGGGCGTTCCGTGCCGAGTTCGGCGGTGCCGGTCAGATCGCGGGCGCGCGGCGGGTGTTGGACGAGGAGTCGGAACGTCGTGGTGGGCCGGTGAGTCCGTGGACGTTCCCCACCGACGAGGAGTACCGCGCGCTGCTGGTGGCGGCGGGATTCGACGTCTCCTGGGTGCGGTTGCTGCGGCAGCGCCGGTCGATGCCGACCCCCGATGCGTTGCTGGGTTGGCTGCGCAGCCAGGTCGCGATCGCGTACCTGCCGCGCCTCGACCCGTCCGTTGTGACGGACTTCACTGCGGCGGTCGAACGGCGCGTGGTGGAGGAGTTGAGGCGGCCCGATGGCACGTACGACCAGGACTATGTACGGCTCGACTTGCTCGTTCGGGCCGCTGGCTGA
- the leuD gene encoding 3-isopropylmalate dehydratase small subunit, with product MDKFTVHSGKALPLRRNNVDTDQIIPAVYLKRVTRTGFGDGLFAAWKNDSSFVLNRPEHAGATVLVAGPDFGTGSSREHAVWALMDYGFRVVISSRFGDIFRGNSGKAGLLAALVDQKVVDRLWDLIEEEPDTQVVVDLEHRTIRAGSGETAVNDSFDIDDYTRWRLLEGLDDIGITLSSADAIDAFEAKRSPLRPTTLPART from the coding sequence ATGGACAAGTTCACCGTTCACTCCGGCAAGGCATTGCCGCTGCGACGCAACAACGTCGACACCGACCAGATCATCCCCGCGGTCTATCTGAAGCGCGTCACCCGGACGGGCTTCGGAGACGGACTGTTCGCCGCGTGGAAGAACGACTCCTCGTTCGTCCTGAACCGTCCGGAGCACGCGGGCGCCACGGTGCTCGTCGCCGGACCGGACTTCGGCACCGGCTCGTCGCGCGAGCACGCCGTGTGGGCTTTGATGGACTACGGCTTCCGCGTCGTCATCTCCTCGCGGTTCGGCGACATCTTCCGCGGCAACTCCGGCAAGGCGGGCTTGCTCGCCGCGCTGGTGGACCAGAAGGTCGTCGACCGGCTCTGGGACCTGATCGAGGAGGAGCCCGACACGCAGGTCGTCGTCGACCTGGAACACCGGACGATCCGCGCGGGCTCGGGAGAGACCGCGGTCAACGACTCGTTCGACATCGACGACTACACGCGTTGGCGGCTGCTCGAGGGACTCGACGACATCGGCATCACGCTGTCGAGCGCGGACGCGATCGACGCGTTCGAGGCGAAGCGCTCGCCGCTTCGACCGACGACGCTGCCGGCACGTACCTGA